One Streptomyces formicae genomic window, GCCGGGTCGACCCGGCGCGCGAGGGCAAGGTCCTGGTCGCCAAGCAGGTCTCGCTCGACTCCGCCAAGGCGGTCGCCCCGATGGCCCAGGCGCTGCGCGAGGCGGCGTCCTGGGTCGGCTGCGACTCCGTGGCCGTGGGCCGGGTGAACCGCCCCGAGCTGACGGCGGAGCTGACCCGCGCCCTCGGCTGACCGCGCCGCACCGGGCGGCTACCGGATTTCGAGGATCTTCTCCCGCATCGCGTAGACGACGGCCTCCATCCTGGAGTGCAGCTGCAGCTTCTCCAGGATGTTGCGCACGTGGTTCTTCACGGTGTTCTCGGAGATGAACAACTCCTTGGCGATGTCGCGGTTGTTCATCCCCGTGGCGACCAGCTTCAGGACTTCCAGCTCGCGGTCGGTGAGGCGCGGCGCGGGCACCAGCCTGCGCTCGTCGGTGCGCTGGATCATCGACTTGAACTCGGTGAGCAGCTTCGACGCCATCGAGGGGCTGATCTGCGACTGCCCGTCGGCCACCGCGCGGATCGCCGTGGCGACCTCGTCCGTGGAGATCTCCTTGAGGAGATAGCCGGTGGCGCCCGCCTTGATCGCGTCGTAGAGGTCGGCCTCCTCGTCGCTGATCGTCAGCATGATGATCTTCGCGCTCGGCGCCACCTCCTTGATGGAGGTGCACGCCTCGATGCCGCC contains:
- a CDS encoding response regulator; this translates as MADSFGPMRDEDAGDGIGIGTQAGAPRKEPIRVLVVDDHALFRRGLEIVLAAEEDIQVVGEAGDGAEAVDKAADLLPDIVLMDVRMPKRGGIEACTSIKEVAPSAKIIMLTISDEEADLYDAIKAGATGYLLKEISTDEVATAIRAVADGQSQISPSMASKLLTEFKSMIQRTDERRLVPAPRLTDRELEVLKLVATGMNNRDIAKELFISENTVKNHVRNILEKLQLHSRMEAVVYAMREKILEIR